A window of the Eretmochelys imbricata isolate rEreImb1 chromosome 7, rEreImb1.hap1, whole genome shotgun sequence genome harbors these coding sequences:
- the SEC31B gene encoding protein transport protein Sec31B isoform X4 translates to MCATEASLGSPSTRQMRKTVPWAKIALEAPWLVKEKKKSLHANQMHCSGMAWHPEVATQLVLSSEDDRMPVIQIWDLRFATSPLSQLEGHTRGVLSISWCQADPELLLSSAKDNQILCWNPCVGEVIYELPTQSQWCFDVQWCPRNPSVFSAASFDGWINVYSVMGGSLAAQQKTQADKISSSFNNLDPFGTGRTLPPLQVPEQVAQTTLIPPLKKPPKWIRRPVGVSFAFGGKLITFGLSKAPAPQMQQSPPRQVFISQVVTETEFLARSRELQMALQSGNLLDYCQSKIQAAQLQFEENLWNFLKVNMEPESRTKLLKLLGYSKEELQKKITSRLGNGIPEKQNFPEADGLAQAAQPAQGSRRSVTEVGTASSSSGFFDSLVPQDMSTLEIPVTTDTDGLISQALLVGNFAGAVKLCMRADRFADAIILAIAGGETLLRETQMQYFAKQKTKISQLLSSIVQQNWQEVICTCDLQSWKEALAILLTYSKQEEYALLCDMLGARLESEGEGLLSSEACLCYISSGNVERLAKCWVKNHETTSPLALQDLVEKVMVLSRSIEMLRGSAGPTLGPVLAERVTQYASLLASQGCLAAAMSYLPRSSDEFLIQQLRDRLFHAQGESMGDQQPPPFPYAPVHVGPVSHPLPAAKSSSAPEASAHRPSPRHPEKPMYQPSFTLPGSVQSSVPSLFTPQPVPMAPPQASTAPPTSMYSRAGGQPPYSQYTSGLAPATVPGPALSQPPPLSLPGARFTGPAAFPNQPPISGQPGPVARPGIPPPGSTFFPPASVPAQRPAAACPLPMAGQSPMLFPSAPFSCPPGVGYPQGGPGAPSIPPPPTGQESWNDPSALRGGLQKKKLSEKFTPPAPITAPVMSLPTEPRALLPQVPRSQERGQAPPGAPKEGSMQFPQLPTERIERKELPPEHQGLKTTFEGLVQRCSAVATDPKTKRKLEDAAQRLECLYEKLREQALSPHILMGLHEMARCMEARSYQQGLLVHTQVVGSSSFSEVSGFMPILKVLMTVASKLNV, encoded by the exons ATGTGTGCTACAGAGGCAAGTCTGGGATCTCCATCTACAAGGCAGATGAGGAAAACTGTTCCTTGGGCAAAGATTGCATTAGAAGCTCCATGGCtggtgaaagaaaagaaaaagtcccTGCACGCTAACCAA ATGCACTGCTCGGGAATGGCCTGGCACCCAGAAGTTGCTACCCAGCTGGTCCTTTCCTCTGAGGACGACCGCATGCCGGTGATCCAGATATGGGACCTACGCTTTGCCACCTCTCCTTTGAGCCAGCTGGAGGGGCACACAAG GGGAGTCCTGTCTATCTCTTGGTGCCAGGCTGACCCTGAGCTCCTTCTCAGTAGTGCCAAAGACAACCAGATCTTGTGCTGGAACCCCTGCGTTGGTGAG GTGATTTATGAGCTGCCCACTCAGAGCCAGTGGTGCTTTGATGTCCAGTGGTGCCCTCGGAATCCATCAGTCTTCTCCGCTGCCTCTTTTGATGGGTGGATCAACGTTTATTCTGTTATGGGTGGGAGCCTAGCAGCTCAGCAGAAGACTCAAGCTGACAAG ATCTCCTCCTCCTTTAACAACCTGGACCCCTTCGGCACGGGACGGACCCTTCCTCCTCTTCAGGTGCCGGAGCAGGTGGCTCAGACCACCTTGATCCCTCCACTGAAAAAGCCCCCCAAGTGGATTCGCAGGCCGGTGGGGGTCTCGTTTGCA TTTGGGGGGAAATTAATCACGTTTGGCCTCTCCAAGGCCCCAGCACCGCAAATGCAGCAGAGTCCCCCACGCCAGGTGTTCATCAGCCAGGTCGTTACTGAGACGGAGTTCCTGGCCCGATCCAGAGAACTGCAGATGGCCCTGCAGTCGGGAAACCTCCTGGACTATTGCCAGAGCAAGATCCAGGCAGCCCAGTTGCAGTTTGAAGAGAATCTCTGGAACTTCCTGAAG GTGAACATGGAGCCAGAATCCAGGACTAAACTCCTGAAGCTGCTGGGTTATAGTAAAGAggagctgcagaagaag ATCACGTCCCGTTTGGGGAACGGTATCCCAGAGAAACAGAACTTTCCTGAGGCAGATGGCTTGGCTCAGGCTGCACAGCCGGCTCAG GGCTCAAGACGCTCCGTGACCGAAGTGGGTACTGCTTCCTCCTCTTCAGGGTTCTTTGACAGCCTTGTCCCTCAGGACATGAGCACGCTGGAGATCCCAGTCACAACAG aCACGGATGGGCTGATCAGCCAGGCGCTCCTGGTGGGGAACTTTGCCGGTGCTGTGAAGCTGTGCATGAGGGCTGACCGTTTTGCTGATGCCATCATTCTGGCTATCGCCGGGGGGGAGACGCTACTGCGGGAGACCCAGATGCAGTACTTTgccaaacagaaaacaaagatttCTCAG cttctttCCTCCATCGTGCAGCAGAACTGGCAAGAAGTAATCTGCACATGTGACCTGCAGAGCTGGAAGGAGGCACTGGCCATCTTGTTAACGTACTCCAAACAGGAGGAATATGCCCTGCTCTGTG ATATGCTGGGGGCCCGTCTGGAGTCAGAAGGCGAGGGGCTGCTGTCCAGCGAAGCCTGCCTATGTTACATCTCATCTGGCAATGTGGAGAGGTTGGCAAAATGCTGGGTAAAAAACCACGAGACCACATCGCCCCTAGCTCTGCAG GACCTGGTGGAGAAAGTGATGGTGCTGAGCAGGTCCATTGAGATGCTCCGAGGCTCCGCAGGGCCAACCCTGGGCCCTGTCTTGGCAGAGCGGGTCACCCAATATGCCAGCCTCTTGGCATCGCAGGGGTGTTTGGCGGCAGCAATGAGCTATCTACCCCGCAGCTCTGATGAG TTTCTGATCCAGCAGCTCCGAGACCGTCTCTTCCATGCTCAAGGGGAGAGCATGGGCGATCAGcagcctcctcctttcccctatGCTCCTGTGCACGTCGGACCAGTTAGCCACCCATTGCCAGCAGCCAAGAGCAGCTCAGCTCCGGAAGCGTCGGCCCACAGACCAAGTCCCAGGCATCCAGAGAAG CCCATGTACCAGCCATCCTTCACCCTTCCAGGGTCAGTTCAGTCTTCAGTGCCTTCACTCTTCACGCCTCAGCCAGTGCCCATGGCTCCTCCTCAGGCCAGCACTGCCCCCCCTACCAGTATGTACTCCAGAGCAGGAGGCCAGCCCCCTTACAGCCAGTACACCTCTGGCTTAGCACCAGCTACGGTTCCAGGGCCAG CATTGTCCCAGCCTCCACCATTGAGCCTGCCAGGAGCCAGATTCACTGGACCAGCTGCCTTTCCCAATCAGCCTCCTATTTCAGGACAGCCTGGCCCTGTTGCACGCCCTGGCATTCCACCACCAGGATCAACCTTCTTCCCTCCAGCCTCGGTCCCTGCACAGCGTCCTGCTGCAGCCTGTCCTCTCCCCATGGCGGGGCAGTCCCCTATGCTTTTCCCTTCAGCTCCTTTCAGCTGCCCCCCGGGTGTGGGCTACCCTCAGGGGGGCCCTGGAGCTCCTagcatccctccccctcccaccg GTCAGGAATCTTGGAACGATCCCTCTGCTCTCAGGGGAGGCCTTCAGAAAAAAAAG TTGTCAGAGAAGTTCACCCCTCCAGCTCCAATCACAGCTCCAGTAATGAGCCTCCCTACAGAGCCACGGGCCCTGCTGCCTCAGGTTCCCAGATCCCAGGAACGTGGCCAGGCACCCCCGGGAGCACCCAAAGAAGGCAGCATGCAG tttccccagctgcccACAGAGAGAATCGAGAGGAAGGAGCTGCCCCCGGAGCACCAGGGGCTGAAGACCACCTTCGAAGGGCTGGTGCAGCGCTGCAGTGCCGTCGCCACCGATCCC
- the SEC31B gene encoding protein transport protein Sec31B isoform X1 yields MKLKEIERTAVQVWSPASNHPIYLATGTSAQQLDASFSTNATLEIFEIDFRDPSLDMKCRGILPASNRFHKLIWGSFGNGPSDSSGVIAGGGDNGVLTLFSATQILTSGTEPVIGRREKHTGPVRALDFNPFQCNLLASGANDSEIYIWDLNNFSVPMTPGAKSQPQEDISAVSWNRQVQHILSSAHPSGKAVVWDLRKNEPIIKISDHSSRMHCSGMAWHPEVATQLVLSSEDDRMPVIQIWDLRFATSPLSQLEGHTRGVLSISWCQADPELLLSSAKDNQILCWNPCVGEVIYELPTQSQWCFDVQWCPRNPSVFSAASFDGWINVYSVMGGSLAAQQKTQADKISSSFNNLDPFGTGRTLPPLQVPEQVAQTTLIPPLKKPPKWIRRPVGVSFAFGGKLITFGLSKAPAPQMQQSPPRQVFISQVVTETEFLARSRELQMALQSGNLLDYCQSKIQAAQLQFEENLWNFLKVNMEPESRTKLLKLLGYSKEELQKKITSRLGNGIPEKQNFPEADGLAQAAQPAQGSRRSVTEVGTASSSSGFFDSLVPQDMSTLEIPVTTDTDGLISQALLVGNFAGAVKLCMRADRFADAIILAIAGGETLLRETQMQYFAKQKTKISQLLSSIVQQNWQEVICTCDLQSWKEALAILLTYSKQEEYALLCDMLGARLESEGEGLLSSEACLCYISSGNVERLAKCWVKNHETTSPLALQDLVEKVMVLSRSIEMLRGSAGPTLGPVLAERVTQYASLLASQGCLAAAMSYLPRSSDEFLIQQLRDRLFHAQGESMGDQQPPPFPYAPVHVGPVSHPLPAAKSSSAPEASAHRPSPRHPEKPMYQPSFTLPGSVQSSVPSLFTPQPVPMAPPQASTAPPTSMYSRAGGQPPYSQYTSGLAPATVPGPALSQPPPLSLPGARFTGPAAFPNQPPISGQPGPVARPGIPPPGSTFFPPASVPAQRPAAACPLPMAGQSPMLFPSAPFSCPPGVGYPQGGPGAPSIPPPPTGQESWNDPSALRGGLQKKKLSEKFTPPAPITAPVMSLPTEPRALLPQVPRSQERGQAPPGAPKEGSMQFPQLPTERIERKELPPEHQGLKTTFEGLVQRCSAVATDPKTKRKLEDAAQRLECLYEKLREQALSPHILMGLHEMARCMEARSYQQGLLVHTQVVGSSSFSEVSGFMPILKVLMTVASKLNV; encoded by the exons ATGAAGCTAAAGGAAATTGAGCGAACAGCTGTTCAGGTGTGGAGTCCAGCAAGCAACCACCCCATCTACCTAGCGACAG GAACATCTGCTCAGCAGCTGGATGCCTCCTTCAGTACAAATGCCACCCTGGAAATCTTTGAGATTGACTTCAGGGACCCTTCCCTGGACATGAAGTGCAGAGGAATCCTTCCTGCTTCCAACAG GTTTCACAAGCTGATCTGGGGCAGCTTTGGAAACGGGCCTTCTGATTCCTCTGGGGTGATTGCTGGTGGAGGGGATAATGGAGTGCTAACGCTGTTCAGCGCAACCCAGATTCTGACATCAGGGACAGAGCCTGTGATCGGACGGAGGGAGAAGCACACTGGCCCCGTTCGAGCTCTTGACTTTAATCCTTTCCAG TGTAACCTCCTGGCCTCTGGGGCCAACGATTCTGAAATTTACATCTGGGACTTGAATAATTTCAGTGTGCCAATGACGCCAGGGGCTAAATCTCAG CCTCAAGAAGACATCAGCGCGGTGTCCTGGAATCGTCAGGTGCAGCACATCCTGTCCTCTGCTCACCCCAGTGGGAAGGCCGTCGTGTGGGACCTCAGGAAGAACGAGCCCATCATCAAAATCAGCGAccacagcagcaga ATGCACTGCTCGGGAATGGCCTGGCACCCAGAAGTTGCTACCCAGCTGGTCCTTTCCTCTGAGGACGACCGCATGCCGGTGATCCAGATATGGGACCTACGCTTTGCCACCTCTCCTTTGAGCCAGCTGGAGGGGCACACAAG GGGAGTCCTGTCTATCTCTTGGTGCCAGGCTGACCCTGAGCTCCTTCTCAGTAGTGCCAAAGACAACCAGATCTTGTGCTGGAACCCCTGCGTTGGTGAG GTGATTTATGAGCTGCCCACTCAGAGCCAGTGGTGCTTTGATGTCCAGTGGTGCCCTCGGAATCCATCAGTCTTCTCCGCTGCCTCTTTTGATGGGTGGATCAACGTTTATTCTGTTATGGGTGGGAGCCTAGCAGCTCAGCAGAAGACTCAAGCTGACAAG ATCTCCTCCTCCTTTAACAACCTGGACCCCTTCGGCACGGGACGGACCCTTCCTCCTCTTCAGGTGCCGGAGCAGGTGGCTCAGACCACCTTGATCCCTCCACTGAAAAAGCCCCCCAAGTGGATTCGCAGGCCGGTGGGGGTCTCGTTTGCA TTTGGGGGGAAATTAATCACGTTTGGCCTCTCCAAGGCCCCAGCACCGCAAATGCAGCAGAGTCCCCCACGCCAGGTGTTCATCAGCCAGGTCGTTACTGAGACGGAGTTCCTGGCCCGATCCAGAGAACTGCAGATGGCCCTGCAGTCGGGAAACCTCCTGGACTATTGCCAGAGCAAGATCCAGGCAGCCCAGTTGCAGTTTGAAGAGAATCTCTGGAACTTCCTGAAG GTGAACATGGAGCCAGAATCCAGGACTAAACTCCTGAAGCTGCTGGGTTATAGTAAAGAggagctgcagaagaag ATCACGTCCCGTTTGGGGAACGGTATCCCAGAGAAACAGAACTTTCCTGAGGCAGATGGCTTGGCTCAGGCTGCACAGCCGGCTCAG GGCTCAAGACGCTCCGTGACCGAAGTGGGTACTGCTTCCTCCTCTTCAGGGTTCTTTGACAGCCTTGTCCCTCAGGACATGAGCACGCTGGAGATCCCAGTCACAACAG aCACGGATGGGCTGATCAGCCAGGCGCTCCTGGTGGGGAACTTTGCCGGTGCTGTGAAGCTGTGCATGAGGGCTGACCGTTTTGCTGATGCCATCATTCTGGCTATCGCCGGGGGGGAGACGCTACTGCGGGAGACCCAGATGCAGTACTTTgccaaacagaaaacaaagatttCTCAG cttctttCCTCCATCGTGCAGCAGAACTGGCAAGAAGTAATCTGCACATGTGACCTGCAGAGCTGGAAGGAGGCACTGGCCATCTTGTTAACGTACTCCAAACAGGAGGAATATGCCCTGCTCTGTG ATATGCTGGGGGCCCGTCTGGAGTCAGAAGGCGAGGGGCTGCTGTCCAGCGAAGCCTGCCTATGTTACATCTCATCTGGCAATGTGGAGAGGTTGGCAAAATGCTGGGTAAAAAACCACGAGACCACATCGCCCCTAGCTCTGCAG GACCTGGTGGAGAAAGTGATGGTGCTGAGCAGGTCCATTGAGATGCTCCGAGGCTCCGCAGGGCCAACCCTGGGCCCTGTCTTGGCAGAGCGGGTCACCCAATATGCCAGCCTCTTGGCATCGCAGGGGTGTTTGGCGGCAGCAATGAGCTATCTACCCCGCAGCTCTGATGAG TTTCTGATCCAGCAGCTCCGAGACCGTCTCTTCCATGCTCAAGGGGAGAGCATGGGCGATCAGcagcctcctcctttcccctatGCTCCTGTGCACGTCGGACCAGTTAGCCACCCATTGCCAGCAGCCAAGAGCAGCTCAGCTCCGGAAGCGTCGGCCCACAGACCAAGTCCCAGGCATCCAGAGAAG CCCATGTACCAGCCATCCTTCACCCTTCCAGGGTCAGTTCAGTCTTCAGTGCCTTCACTCTTCACGCCTCAGCCAGTGCCCATGGCTCCTCCTCAGGCCAGCACTGCCCCCCCTACCAGTATGTACTCCAGAGCAGGAGGCCAGCCCCCTTACAGCCAGTACACCTCTGGCTTAGCACCAGCTACGGTTCCAGGGCCAG CATTGTCCCAGCCTCCACCATTGAGCCTGCCAGGAGCCAGATTCACTGGACCAGCTGCCTTTCCCAATCAGCCTCCTATTTCAGGACAGCCTGGCCCTGTTGCACGCCCTGGCATTCCACCACCAGGATCAACCTTCTTCCCTCCAGCCTCGGTCCCTGCACAGCGTCCTGCTGCAGCCTGTCCTCTCCCCATGGCGGGGCAGTCCCCTATGCTTTTCCCTTCAGCTCCTTTCAGCTGCCCCCCGGGTGTGGGCTACCCTCAGGGGGGCCCTGGAGCTCCTagcatccctccccctcccaccg GTCAGGAATCTTGGAACGATCCCTCTGCTCTCAGGGGAGGCCTTCAGAAAAAAAAG TTGTCAGAGAAGTTCACCCCTCCAGCTCCAATCACAGCTCCAGTAATGAGCCTCCCTACAGAGCCACGGGCCCTGCTGCCTCAGGTTCCCAGATCCCAGGAACGTGGCCAGGCACCCCCGGGAGCACCCAAAGAAGGCAGCATGCAG tttccccagctgcccACAGAGAGAATCGAGAGGAAGGAGCTGCCCCCGGAGCACCAGGGGCTGAAGACCACCTTCGAAGGGCTGGTGCAGCGCTGCAGTGCCGTCGCCACCGATCCC
- the SEC31B gene encoding protein transport protein Sec31B isoform X3: protein MTPGAKSQPQEDISAVSWNRQVQHILSSAHPSGKAVVWDLRKNEPIIKISDHSSRMHCSGMAWHPEVATQLVLSSEDDRMPVIQIWDLRFATSPLSQLEGHTRGVLSISWCQADPELLLSSAKDNQILCWNPCVGEVIYELPTQSQWCFDVQWCPRNPSVFSAASFDGWINVYSVMGGSLAAQQKTQADKISSSFNNLDPFGTGRTLPPLQVPEQVAQTTLIPPLKKPPKWIRRPVGVSFAFGGKLITFGLSKAPAPQMQQSPPRQVFISQVVTETEFLARSRELQMALQSGNLLDYCQSKIQAAQLQFEENLWNFLKVNMEPESRTKLLKLLGYSKEELQKKITSRLGNGIPEKQNFPEADGLAQAAQPAQGSRRSVTEVGTASSSSGFFDSLVPQDMSTLEIPVTTDTDGLISQALLVGNFAGAVKLCMRADRFADAIILAIAGGETLLRETQMQYFAKQKTKISQLLSSIVQQNWQEVICTCDLQSWKEALAILLTYSKQEEYALLCDMLGARLESEGEGLLSSEACLCYISSGNVERLAKCWVKNHETTSPLALQDLVEKVMVLSRSIEMLRGSAGPTLGPVLAERVTQYASLLASQGCLAAAMSYLPRSSDEFLIQQLRDRLFHAQGESMGDQQPPPFPYAPVHVGPVSHPLPAAKSSSAPEASAHRPSPRHPEKPMYQPSFTLPGSVQSSVPSLFTPQPVPMAPPQASTAPPTSMYSRAGGQPPYSQYTSGLAPATVPGPALSQPPPLSLPGARFTGPAAFPNQPPISGQPGPVARPGIPPPGSTFFPPASVPAQRPAAACPLPMAGQSPMLFPSAPFSCPPGVGYPQGGPGAPSIPPPPTGQESWNDPSALRGGLQKKKLSEKFTPPAPITAPVMSLPTEPRALLPQVPRSQERGQAPPGAPKEGSMQFPQLPTERIERKELPPEHQGLKTTFEGLVQRCSAVATDPKTKRKLEDAAQRLECLYEKLREQALSPHILMGLHEMARCMEARSYQQGLLVHTQVVGSSSFSEVSGFMPILKVLMTVASKLNV from the exons ATGACGCCAGGGGCTAAATCTCAG CCTCAAGAAGACATCAGCGCGGTGTCCTGGAATCGTCAGGTGCAGCACATCCTGTCCTCTGCTCACCCCAGTGGGAAGGCCGTCGTGTGGGACCTCAGGAAGAACGAGCCCATCATCAAAATCAGCGAccacagcagcaga ATGCACTGCTCGGGAATGGCCTGGCACCCAGAAGTTGCTACCCAGCTGGTCCTTTCCTCTGAGGACGACCGCATGCCGGTGATCCAGATATGGGACCTACGCTTTGCCACCTCTCCTTTGAGCCAGCTGGAGGGGCACACAAG GGGAGTCCTGTCTATCTCTTGGTGCCAGGCTGACCCTGAGCTCCTTCTCAGTAGTGCCAAAGACAACCAGATCTTGTGCTGGAACCCCTGCGTTGGTGAG GTGATTTATGAGCTGCCCACTCAGAGCCAGTGGTGCTTTGATGTCCAGTGGTGCCCTCGGAATCCATCAGTCTTCTCCGCTGCCTCTTTTGATGGGTGGATCAACGTTTATTCTGTTATGGGTGGGAGCCTAGCAGCTCAGCAGAAGACTCAAGCTGACAAG ATCTCCTCCTCCTTTAACAACCTGGACCCCTTCGGCACGGGACGGACCCTTCCTCCTCTTCAGGTGCCGGAGCAGGTGGCTCAGACCACCTTGATCCCTCCACTGAAAAAGCCCCCCAAGTGGATTCGCAGGCCGGTGGGGGTCTCGTTTGCA TTTGGGGGGAAATTAATCACGTTTGGCCTCTCCAAGGCCCCAGCACCGCAAATGCAGCAGAGTCCCCCACGCCAGGTGTTCATCAGCCAGGTCGTTACTGAGACGGAGTTCCTGGCCCGATCCAGAGAACTGCAGATGGCCCTGCAGTCGGGAAACCTCCTGGACTATTGCCAGAGCAAGATCCAGGCAGCCCAGTTGCAGTTTGAAGAGAATCTCTGGAACTTCCTGAAG GTGAACATGGAGCCAGAATCCAGGACTAAACTCCTGAAGCTGCTGGGTTATAGTAAAGAggagctgcagaagaag ATCACGTCCCGTTTGGGGAACGGTATCCCAGAGAAACAGAACTTTCCTGAGGCAGATGGCTTGGCTCAGGCTGCACAGCCGGCTCAG GGCTCAAGACGCTCCGTGACCGAAGTGGGTACTGCTTCCTCCTCTTCAGGGTTCTTTGACAGCCTTGTCCCTCAGGACATGAGCACGCTGGAGATCCCAGTCACAACAG aCACGGATGGGCTGATCAGCCAGGCGCTCCTGGTGGGGAACTTTGCCGGTGCTGTGAAGCTGTGCATGAGGGCTGACCGTTTTGCTGATGCCATCATTCTGGCTATCGCCGGGGGGGAGACGCTACTGCGGGAGACCCAGATGCAGTACTTTgccaaacagaaaacaaagatttCTCAG cttctttCCTCCATCGTGCAGCAGAACTGGCAAGAAGTAATCTGCACATGTGACCTGCAGAGCTGGAAGGAGGCACTGGCCATCTTGTTAACGTACTCCAAACAGGAGGAATATGCCCTGCTCTGTG ATATGCTGGGGGCCCGTCTGGAGTCAGAAGGCGAGGGGCTGCTGTCCAGCGAAGCCTGCCTATGTTACATCTCATCTGGCAATGTGGAGAGGTTGGCAAAATGCTGGGTAAAAAACCACGAGACCACATCGCCCCTAGCTCTGCAG GACCTGGTGGAGAAAGTGATGGTGCTGAGCAGGTCCATTGAGATGCTCCGAGGCTCCGCAGGGCCAACCCTGGGCCCTGTCTTGGCAGAGCGGGTCACCCAATATGCCAGCCTCTTGGCATCGCAGGGGTGTTTGGCGGCAGCAATGAGCTATCTACCCCGCAGCTCTGATGAG TTTCTGATCCAGCAGCTCCGAGACCGTCTCTTCCATGCTCAAGGGGAGAGCATGGGCGATCAGcagcctcctcctttcccctatGCTCCTGTGCACGTCGGACCAGTTAGCCACCCATTGCCAGCAGCCAAGAGCAGCTCAGCTCCGGAAGCGTCGGCCCACAGACCAAGTCCCAGGCATCCAGAGAAG CCCATGTACCAGCCATCCTTCACCCTTCCAGGGTCAGTTCAGTCTTCAGTGCCTTCACTCTTCACGCCTCAGCCAGTGCCCATGGCTCCTCCTCAGGCCAGCACTGCCCCCCCTACCAGTATGTACTCCAGAGCAGGAGGCCAGCCCCCTTACAGCCAGTACACCTCTGGCTTAGCACCAGCTACGGTTCCAGGGCCAG CATTGTCCCAGCCTCCACCATTGAGCCTGCCAGGAGCCAGATTCACTGGACCAGCTGCCTTTCCCAATCAGCCTCCTATTTCAGGACAGCCTGGCCCTGTTGCACGCCCTGGCATTCCACCACCAGGATCAACCTTCTTCCCTCCAGCCTCGGTCCCTGCACAGCGTCCTGCTGCAGCCTGTCCTCTCCCCATGGCGGGGCAGTCCCCTATGCTTTTCCCTTCAGCTCCTTTCAGCTGCCCCCCGGGTGTGGGCTACCCTCAGGGGGGCCCTGGAGCTCCTagcatccctccccctcccaccg GTCAGGAATCTTGGAACGATCCCTCTGCTCTCAGGGGAGGCCTTCAGAAAAAAAAG TTGTCAGAGAAGTTCACCCCTCCAGCTCCAATCACAGCTCCAGTAATGAGCCTCCCTACAGAGCCACGGGCCCTGCTGCCTCAGGTTCCCAGATCCCAGGAACGTGGCCAGGCACCCCCGGGAGCACCCAAAGAAGGCAGCATGCAG tttccccagctgcccACAGAGAGAATCGAGAGGAAGGAGCTGCCCCCGGAGCACCAGGGGCTGAAGACCACCTTCGAAGGGCTGGTGCAGCGCTGCAGTGCCGTCGCCACCGATCCC